The Spirosoma radiotolerans genome has a window encoding:
- a CDS encoding aldo/keto reductase, producing MITLDQLSSLGIGTSRAASLGSRLSSDFFAGFLRLASEQGVNLIDTADFYGSGDSERLIAKTLSATGLPFFVVTKAGLPCVHTPGWLSPLNQIGKKLKQRAGAKSNYTASYLIESVQKSNNRLRVEAADALLLHEPTWDDIADADSWDGLAKIRQQGLARYTGVSSNDYRVVEEGIRSGQVQLVQTATAWQADGTYSIPDLCQKHNIPVIGNQALRPYKSLQEKFKQHETAIHQLDGLATMSLPQFLLASLLADKKVNTVLFGTSNLTHLAHNIASLRYVAALAPSLSRLNQLLS from the coding sequence ATGATTACCCTAGATCAACTGTCATCCTTAGGGATTGGAACAAGTCGGGCGGCATCGCTGGGAAGTCGGCTTTCTTCAGACTTTTTTGCCGGTTTCCTGCGCTTAGCGTCTGAACAAGGCGTTAATTTGATTGATACGGCCGATTTTTATGGCTCGGGCGATTCGGAACGGCTGATTGCCAAAACCCTGAGCGCTACGGGTCTTCCTTTTTTTGTTGTCACCAAAGCGGGGCTTCCCTGCGTGCACACACCCGGCTGGCTCTCGCCCCTCAACCAGATCGGCAAGAAGCTAAAACAACGGGCTGGTGCCAAGAGCAACTACACAGCGTCTTACCTGATCGAGAGTGTTCAGAAAAGCAATAACCGCCTGCGAGTCGAGGCCGCCGATGCCTTGCTGCTGCACGAACCGACCTGGGATGACATCGCCGATGCCGACTCCTGGGATGGCCTGGCCAAGATAAGGCAGCAGGGACTGGCCCGGTATACGGGGGTTTCCTCCAACGACTATCGGGTGGTGGAAGAAGGAATTCGCAGTGGGCAGGTTCAGCTCGTGCAAACGGCCACAGCCTGGCAGGCTGACGGCACGTATTCCATTCCTGATCTTTGCCAGAAACATAACATTCCGGTGATAGGCAACCAGGCATTGCGCCCCTATAAATCGCTTCAGGAAAAATTCAAACAGCACGAAACGGCGATTCATCAACTGGATGGTCTGGCTACTATGTCATTACCTCAATTCTTGCTGGCCTCCCTATTGGCTGACAAGAAAGTAAATACGGTGCTGTTTGGCACCAGCAATCTGACACACTTAGCGCACAATATTGCTTCCCTGCGCTATGTCGCTGCGTTAGCACCCTCATTGTCGAGATTAAACCAACTCCTGTCATGA
- a CDS encoding glycosyltransferase family 4 protein, translated as MKKVLLSAYACLPNHGSEEGTGWTYATTLSLNELEVHCLTKKDGEVAIDSILDSGQFPNLMVHYVRLPAWVDKFCDSNLIGMYFHYIYWQWSAMKLARQLDQQHNFDIVHHVTYGSIQLGSFLYKLRKPFIFGPVGGGQRAPKNMKRYFGAYWTREWMRDWVGTILQYTNPGFFKSVQTADRLVVTNLDTYALARKLRPNLPIDRIWDAGLNSTFLPKKAIEHYPDSTLKLLWTGRLLPRKALELTIQALGKVDPAIPVTLTIVGGKGEMAEYVPHYIEQYGVSKRVNWVGHVSFQEVKNYYEQSDVFFFTSLRDSCPHQLLEAMAYSLPVVTLDLHGQAELVNDNTGLRVPVTNEEQVVSDLARAIEWMYTHPSERMAMGQAGYSFAQSQLWETKIRTFIDELYPAVLAKPVAYSPAFRRG; from the coding sequence ATGAAAAAAGTGCTTCTATCTGCCTACGCCTGCCTCCCCAACCACGGCTCCGAAGAGGGGACGGGCTGGACGTATGCAACCACACTAAGCCTGAATGAGCTGGAAGTACATTGCCTGACAAAAAAGGACGGTGAAGTGGCTATCGATTCGATCCTGGACAGCGGCCAGTTTCCGAACCTGATGGTGCATTATGTGCGGCTGCCTGCCTGGGTCGATAAGTTCTGCGACTCTAACCTGATTGGCATGTATTTCCATTACATCTACTGGCAGTGGAGCGCCATGAAACTAGCCCGGCAACTGGATCAGCAGCACAATTTTGACATCGTGCACCACGTTACCTACGGCAGTATTCAGCTAGGTAGCTTCCTGTACAAACTTCGCAAACCGTTCATTTTCGGGCCGGTAGGTGGCGGGCAGCGGGCACCCAAAAATATGAAACGGTATTTTGGGGCTTACTGGACGCGGGAGTGGATGCGCGACTGGGTTGGCACGATACTTCAATATACCAACCCCGGCTTTTTCAAATCCGTACAAACAGCCGACCGCCTGGTAGTCACGAATCTGGACACCTACGCGCTGGCCCGTAAACTACGCCCGAACCTACCCATCGACCGGATTTGGGATGCGGGTCTGAATTCGACGTTTTTGCCCAAAAAGGCCATTGAACACTACCCCGACAGTACACTAAAATTGCTGTGGACAGGCCGATTACTTCCTCGCAAAGCCCTTGAACTAACCATTCAGGCCTTGGGAAAAGTGGACCCAGCCATTCCGGTTACGCTGACCATTGTGGGCGGCAAAGGCGAAATGGCCGAGTATGTTCCGCACTACATCGAGCAGTATGGCGTCAGCAAGCGGGTGAACTGGGTTGGCCACGTATCCTTTCAGGAAGTCAAGAATTACTACGAGCAGTCGGATGTATTCTTCTTTACGAGCCTGCGCGACTCCTGCCCACACCAGTTACTGGAAGCCATGGCCTACTCGCTGCCGGTGGTCACGCTGGACTTGCACGGGCAGGCCGAACTGGTCAACGACAACACCGGATTGCGTGTACCGGTAACCAACGAAGAACAGGTTGTGTCAGATCTGGCACGAGCCATCGAGTGGATGTACACGCACCCTTCTGAACGGATGGCGATGGGACAGGCAGGCTATTCCTTTGCCCAGTCGCAGCTTTGGGAAACAAAAATCCGAACCTTCATTGACGAATTATATCCGGCGGTGTTAGCGAAGCCGGTTGCCTATTCACCTGCTTTCAGGCGAGGGTAA
- a CDS encoding glycosyltransferase family 2 protein produces the protein MISIVIPVHNRLEFTRQCLACLSVQTYRNFQIIVVDDGSTDGTDLMISQEFPEVVVLKGDGNLWWTEATNWGIRYAQKQQDKRQESFVLTLNDDTRVAPDYLQTMLDAYRKHKPCLIGSVSVDSDNPEKLEYAGAAFELYTAGGRHLSEDYHNSYRELSSRTSYVESHSLPGRGTLIPMEVFDKIGLFDSKKYIHYMSDIEFSVRARKAGYRLIVNVPSVVYEFVKATGIQVERKVTLKEFIDGFTSIKSPTNLRVRYNFAIDHSKTKALYFCFDVGRICTGFLLRKVRIMKSL, from the coding sequence ATGATTAGTATTGTTATCCCTGTCCACAACCGTTTAGAGTTTACCCGGCAATGCCTGGCGTGCCTGTCTGTTCAGACGTACCGAAACTTCCAGATTATCGTGGTCGACGATGGGTCGACTGACGGTACCGACCTCATGATCAGCCAGGAATTTCCGGAGGTCGTTGTGTTAAAAGGAGATGGCAACTTATGGTGGACAGAAGCTACCAACTGGGGCATCCGTTACGCCCAGAAACAGCAGGACAAACGCCAGGAAAGTTTCGTATTAACCCTCAATGACGACACCCGTGTGGCTCCCGATTATCTGCAAACCATGCTGGATGCCTATCGAAAACACAAGCCCTGCCTGATCGGCTCGGTTAGTGTCGACAGCGATAATCCCGAAAAACTGGAGTACGCCGGCGCGGCCTTTGAGCTGTATACGGCGGGGGGCCGGCACTTATCGGAAGATTACCACAACAGTTACCGGGAACTGTCATCGCGTACATCCTATGTGGAATCGCACTCGCTGCCGGGCCGGGGAACGCTGATCCCGATGGAGGTTTTCGACAAAATCGGGCTGTTCGACTCCAAGAAATACATCCACTACATGTCTGACATCGAGTTTTCGGTGCGGGCACGGAAAGCAGGCTATCGACTCATTGTTAATGTGCCCAGCGTGGTCTATGAATTCGTGAAGGCAACGGGCATTCAGGTTGAGCGCAAAGTAACCCTGAAAGAGTTTATCGACGGCTTTACATCGATCAAATCGCCCACGAACCTGCGCGTCCGCTACAACTTCGCCATCGACCATTCAAAGACTAAAGCGCTCTACTTCTGTTTCGACGTTGGTCGGATTTGCACGGGTTTTTTACTGCGTAAAGTTCGGATCATGAAATCGTTATAA
- a CDS encoding O-antigen ligase family protein produces the protein MSALIYGGNSLHPLLDKAVSGTTLIGILALIVCYFWQPPLYKTVAWLLGLGVIGLVLESKYEYGQFVYSYFVIKRFAYCGLALLAYVVATQAGPLKIKYAVYLIFAFYVINQLFLGQIFSYNLTSESRTVTSNEALYLVIPCLYYLLMYLKDRKVPDLLLTLFSFALIVFLLHRSVISAAIVAIGVVAGLSMVGKLSTSGFPVGRTLGTFVILLILLAPALAMMPGNKVDAFLENIGGILDPKEDNTGSWRLEQSEYYLSQIPDKPLLGWRYEGYDRGEIMVNEDFPEKGTIIHSQYIDMLYNYGAVGLAINLLIILGTLLIMYRRNKTFTTEQTVLFGFLISGLVYGVSYQLPVFFWGFVGLAMYYALKRPDEEYPDDEYITVDITESSDTSLRPFVSTKTQQVL, from the coding sequence ATGAGTGCCCTCATTTATGGGGGGAATTCGCTCCATCCTCTGTTGGATAAAGCCGTTAGCGGAACAACGCTGATTGGCATTCTTGCCCTGATCGTTTGTTACTTCTGGCAACCACCGCTCTACAAAACGGTAGCCTGGCTGCTGGGGTTAGGCGTCATTGGGCTGGTACTTGAATCGAAGTATGAATACGGGCAATTTGTATACTCGTATTTCGTCATCAAGCGATTTGCGTATTGTGGCCTTGCCCTGTTGGCCTATGTGGTCGCTACACAGGCGGGCCCGTTGAAGATCAAGTACGCGGTTTACCTGATCTTCGCCTTTTACGTCATCAATCAATTGTTTCTGGGCCAGATTTTCAGCTACAACCTCACCTCCGAGAGCCGGACGGTGACCTCAAACGAGGCTCTGTATCTGGTTATTCCGTGCCTGTACTACTTGCTGATGTATCTGAAAGATCGCAAAGTTCCCGATCTGCTGCTAACCTTATTTAGTTTCGCCTTAATCGTATTTCTGCTGCACCGTTCCGTGATTTCGGCTGCGATTGTGGCCATTGGTGTCGTGGCGGGCCTGTCGATGGTGGGCAAACTGTCAACGAGTGGTTTTCCCGTGGGTCGTACGCTGGGTACGTTTGTGATTTTGCTCATTCTGCTGGCTCCGGCCCTGGCCATGATGCCGGGCAATAAAGTCGATGCCTTTCTGGAAAACATCGGGGGAATTCTCGACCCTAAAGAAGACAACACCGGAAGCTGGCGGCTTGAGCAATCGGAGTATTATTTGAGCCAGATTCCCGACAAACCATTGCTGGGCTGGCGCTATGAAGGCTACGACCGGGGCGAGATTATGGTGAACGAAGACTTCCCCGAAAAAGGAACCATCATTCACTCGCAGTACATCGACATGCTGTATAACTACGGCGCAGTTGGCCTGGCCATCAATCTGCTGATTATCCTCGGCACGTTGCTGATCATGTATCGCCGAAACAAGACATTTACCACCGAGCAGACCGTGCTATTCGGCTTCCTTATCAGCGGTCTGGTCTACGGTGTCTCGTATCAGTTGCCCGTATTTTTCTGGGGTTTTGTTGGCCTGGCTATGTATTACGCCCTCAAACGCCCGGATGAAGAGTACCCAGACGATGAGTATATCACAGTGGACATTACCGAGTCATCGGATACGTCCCTACGCCCTTTTGTATCGACTAAAACTCAACAAGTTCTATGA
- a CDS encoding glycosyltransferase family 4 protein, giving the protein MRVLLVSTATQTSRTGVTAHYNRLLAELPGRVDSVQLITPADAPFLVKKTFGLLRRVAALFGQNGRALYLELESFISIWASVRLKNSGSFDIVHAQDTTSGAAAAIGLLRKVRVITTCHFNDNPIAEYREAYKLNAWTDQRLTDWFTYLFKQQDAFITVSGYTKRTSAFLRPQGAVCTVIHNGVTFPPVLPRQDKGPLTIVNIGTIEPRKNQRLLIDAADELRKQGFTNFQILLLGDGPKRQEWEALVKAKGLEGLVSFLGFQSDVTRFLQQASLYVHTAANESWGYTITEAISAGTPVLALATGGIPEQFDSQKPGLLSAKATASELAEAILRYQHPADRQQLADRQMQYARERFRMDIMIDKHLTFYRDVMNRQEASFTHESTALTV; this is encoded by the coding sequence ATGAGAGTTTTACTCGTTTCAACGGCCACTCAAACTTCCCGCACGGGCGTCACAGCGCATTACAATCGCTTGTTGGCCGAGTTGCCGGGCCGGGTAGACTCTGTCCAGCTCATAACCCCGGCCGATGCGCCTTTCCTTGTCAAAAAGACGTTTGGTCTATTACGCCGGGTTGCGGCTTTATTTGGTCAGAACGGCCGAGCGCTTTATTTGGAGCTGGAAAGTTTCATCAGCATATGGGCATCGGTTCGGCTAAAAAATTCAGGTTCATTTGATATCGTCCATGCGCAGGATACTACGTCCGGGGCGGCAGCTGCCATTGGTTTATTGCGTAAGGTGCGGGTGATCACTACTTGTCACTTCAACGACAACCCAATAGCTGAATACCGGGAAGCGTACAAACTCAATGCCTGGACCGACCAACGTTTAACCGACTGGTTTACTTACCTGTTCAAACAGCAGGACGCCTTTATTACGGTCTCCGGGTATACTAAGCGCACTTCTGCTTTTTTACGCCCGCAGGGGGCCGTCTGTACCGTTATTCACAACGGCGTTACGTTTCCACCCGTATTACCCCGGCAGGATAAAGGGCCTTTGACGATTGTTAATATTGGCACCATTGAGCCCCGAAAAAACCAACGGTTGCTCATCGATGCTGCCGATGAATTACGCAAGCAGGGCTTTACTAATTTCCAGATTCTGCTGCTCGGTGATGGCCCTAAACGGCAGGAGTGGGAAGCGCTCGTGAAGGCAAAAGGTCTGGAGGGTCTTGTTTCATTCCTGGGGTTTCAATCGGACGTTACACGCTTCCTGCAACAGGCTAGCCTGTATGTGCATACGGCCGCTAATGAATCCTGGGGATACACCATCACCGAGGCCATTTCGGCCGGAACGCCCGTACTGGCCCTGGCCACGGGAGGCATCCCCGAACAATTCGATAGCCAGAAGCCGGGACTACTGTCCGCCAAAGCGACCGCTTCAGAACTGGCTGAGGCCATTTTACGCTATCAGCATCCAGCCGATAGGCAACAGTTGGCGGATCGGCAAATGCAGTACGCCCGTGAACGGTTCCGAATGGATATCATGATCGATAAACACCTTACTTTTTACCGGGATGTTATGAACCGGCAGGAAGCAAGTTTCACCCACGAATCAACAGCCCTGACGGTATGA
- a CDS encoding glycosyltransferase family 2 protein — protein sequence MATVAAVVVTYNRLEDLKKCIVSLQTQTHPLDAIFVINNGSTDGTDKWLAEQTGLQITTQANLGGAGGFATGIDTAYQAGYDWLWCMDDDCLAAPDALETLMTAPNIGPCIKNCVSVSNKDHSELAFYVDRPNRNYRKVADMSPFDLVYGVAFFFNGTLISAEVVKNVGLPDKKLFIWGDEVEYMTRVQKMGYPVVTVPRSKFYHPPSFDRDGIPWPGAWKQYYAVRNQRRVFQNIHGDKYGKLVFLRWSIRATLGQAVTSHNNKLYNFLLYSEAALDSLFNNFRKKPGSILTLKLYRLLNKQP from the coding sequence ATGGCAACAGTAGCCGCCGTGGTTGTGACCTATAACAGGCTCGAAGACCTCAAAAAATGCATCGTTAGTCTGCAGACGCAAACGCACCCGCTTGATGCCATCTTTGTCATCAATAATGGCAGTACCGACGGGACCGACAAATGGCTGGCCGAACAAACCGGCCTTCAGATCACCACTCAGGCAAACCTGGGCGGAGCGGGTGGCTTTGCAACGGGTATCGATACGGCTTATCAGGCCGGATACGACTGGCTGTGGTGCATGGACGACGATTGCCTGGCCGCGCCCGATGCGCTGGAAACCCTAATGACGGCGCCCAATATTGGCCCCTGCATAAAAAACTGCGTCTCGGTCAGCAATAAGGATCATAGCGAATTAGCTTTTTACGTAGACCGGCCTAACCGCAACTACCGCAAAGTGGCGGATATGTCGCCCTTTGACCTGGTCTATGGGGTCGCCTTCTTTTTCAACGGCACGCTGATTAGTGCTGAAGTGGTTAAAAACGTTGGCCTGCCCGACAAGAAATTATTCATCTGGGGCGACGAGGTGGAGTACATGACCCGCGTCCAGAAAATGGGGTATCCGGTTGTCACCGTGCCCCGCTCCAAATTTTATCACCCACCTTCCTTTGATCGGGATGGTATCCCCTGGCCAGGTGCCTGGAAGCAGTATTATGCCGTACGAAATCAGCGCCGGGTATTCCAAAATATCCACGGCGACAAATACGGCAAACTCGTTTTTCTGCGATGGTCCATCCGGGCTACCCTAGGGCAGGCCGTAACCAGCCATAACAACAAGCTGTATAATTTCCTGCTATACAGCGAAGCGGCTCTCGACAGCCTGTTCAATAATTTCCGTAAGAAACCCGGCAGTATTCTCACCCTGAAACTGTACCGACTTCTGAATAAACAACCTTAG
- a CDS encoding flippase — protein MVSKQAATVDIADVTLLDSVAVDSVAVDSTSSKPKALSKPVLKRFAINVASLFSVHVANMLLPLLTVPYVVRIIGPERLGLLNFSQAYVAYFTLLINYGFDMAAVRTIAANRTDKALVNRAFSEVIAGKALLWVLSTLIFMGITWFTPEFRSHIVLHTCTYITCIGIVLFPVWLYQAMEDLGRVAVFNLVVKALFTLAVFLLIRKPEDYFYQNLSVSVAQVLVSIIAITVAIRRFKLTFTWPTISQLVNRFREDSTLFFSSVMITLYAGSTVFLLGLLSNAYDVGIFSAGTRLESISRSFVTMGLNQAFFPIVASAFGASRENGLHVVRITFFPLMTCMVLVSLGLWLVAPVFITLFYGATFQGAIPVLRIVSLLPIMIGISNLLGMHTMLNLRMDKAFFRITALGSVVGLVVNAVLIQKMGYVGAAYAWVSAEAFIALSMYLYLRNQGIQVIQLAYFREAVQFTQARLATLFKRTN, from the coding sequence ATGGTAAGCAAGCAGGCAGCAACTGTCGATATAGCCGATGTGACCCTGCTGGATTCGGTCGCCGTGGATTCGGTCGCTGTGGATTCGACTAGCTCGAAGCCAAAGGCATTATCGAAGCCCGTGCTGAAGCGGTTTGCTATTAATGTAGCGTCGCTGTTCAGTGTTCACGTGGCCAATATGCTGTTGCCCCTGCTGACCGTACCGTATGTCGTTCGCATCATTGGGCCGGAGCGCCTGGGTCTGCTGAATTTTTCGCAGGCTTACGTTGCCTACTTCACGCTATTGATCAATTACGGATTCGATATGGCCGCCGTTCGAACGATTGCGGCCAACCGAACGGATAAAGCGCTGGTGAATCGGGCCTTCAGCGAGGTTATTGCCGGGAAAGCCCTGCTGTGGGTTTTATCGACTCTAATTTTTATGGGAATCACGTGGTTCACTCCCGAGTTCCGGTCGCATATTGTGCTGCACACCTGCACGTACATCACGTGTATTGGCATTGTTCTGTTTCCAGTATGGCTTTATCAGGCCATGGAAGATCTGGGGCGGGTGGCTGTTTTCAATCTGGTTGTCAAGGCCTTGTTCACCCTGGCCGTGTTTTTGCTCATCCGGAAGCCTGAAGATTATTTTTACCAGAACCTGTCTGTTAGCGTAGCGCAGGTACTGGTCAGCATCATTGCCATTACGGTAGCCATACGGCGCTTTAAACTAACATTCACCTGGCCAACGATTAGCCAGTTAGTCAATCGGTTTCGGGAGGACAGTACCCTGTTTTTCTCCTCGGTGATGATCACTCTGTATGCCGGCTCGACGGTCTTTCTGCTCGGTTTGCTTAGCAATGCATACGACGTAGGTATTTTTTCGGCGGGCACCCGGCTCGAAAGTATCTCGCGTTCCTTTGTTACGATGGGGCTGAATCAGGCATTCTTTCCCATTGTTGCCAGTGCGTTTGGCGCCAGCCGGGAAAATGGCCTGCACGTTGTTCGAATAACATTTTTCCCCTTAATGACCTGCATGGTCCTGGTATCGCTGGGGTTATGGCTGGTTGCTCCGGTCTTTATCACTTTATTCTACGGAGCTACGTTTCAGGGTGCCATTCCGGTATTACGGATTGTGTCACTGTTACCGATCATGATTGGGATCAGTAATCTGCTGGGCATGCATACTATGCTCAATTTGCGAATGGACAAAGCGTTCTTCCGGATAACCGCTCTTGGGTCCGTTGTTGGCCTGGTGGTCAACGCGGTACTGATTCAAAAAATGGGCTATGTGGGGGCGGCTTATGCCTGGGTATCGGCCGAAGCCTTCATTGCCTTATCCATGTACCTCTACCTGCGCAATCAGGGCATACAAGTCATTCAGTTGGCTTACTTCCGGGAAGCTGTTCAGTTCACGCAGGCCCGATTAGCCACACTTTTTAAACGAACGAATTGA
- a CDS encoding cupin domain-containing protein, producing the protein MERITASLMHLERELTAHAQGAKQVFLRNSDTPTNVTQVAYGTFTKADYCELHAHATMEECFFFLKGEGVYEVADQQIPLQHGVFVRIPAGVPHRLEATGDEPLEYVYFGIATN; encoded by the coding sequence ATGGAACGGATCACGGCCTCCCTTATGCACCTTGAGCGCGAGCTTACCGCTCATGCTCAGGGTGCGAAGCAGGTTTTCCTCCGGAATAGTGATACGCCAACGAATGTGACGCAGGTAGCGTATGGCACATTTACAAAGGCGGACTACTGCGAGCTACATGCCCACGCAACAATGGAAGAGTGCTTCTTTTTCCTGAAGGGCGAGGGTGTTTATGAGGTTGCCGATCAGCAGATTCCGCTGCAACACGGTGTTTTTGTCAGGATTCCGGCGGGGGTGCCCCATCGGCTCGAAGCGACCGGTGACGAACCCCTGGAGTATGTTTATTTTGGAATAGCCACGAATTGA
- a CDS encoding NAD-dependent epimerase/dehydratase family protein — MKKALVCGAGGFIGGHLVNRLKSEGYWVRGVDVKENEYGNTNADEFVIGDLRNPEVADEVITSDLDEIYQLAADMGGAGFVFTGTNDAAIMHNSVLCNLNVLEAAKNKGVKRIFYSSSACMYPEHNQMDPNNPKCSEESAYPANPDSEYGWEKLFSERLFLAYQKNHGIEARIARFHNIFGPMGTWDGGREKAPAAVCRKVAMAEDGGSIEIWGDGKQTRSFLIVDECVEGIRRLMSSDFSGPVNIGSEEMISLNDFAKMVIDISGKNLSINNIPGPLGVRGRNSDNHLITEKLGWAPSTPLRKGVEKTYDWISEQIQKKELEPVEA; from the coding sequence ATGAAAAAAGCTCTCGTCTGTGGTGCTGGTGGCTTCATTGGTGGTCACCTTGTAAACCGACTCAAATCTGAAGGATACTGGGTTCGTGGAGTCGATGTAAAAGAAAACGAATACGGCAACACCAACGCCGATGAGTTCGTTATCGGCGATTTAAGAAACCCGGAAGTAGCCGACGAGGTGATCACGTCAGATCTGGACGAAATCTACCAGTTGGCGGCTGATATGGGCGGGGCAGGGTTTGTCTTCACGGGTACAAACGATGCTGCCATCATGCACAACTCGGTGCTCTGTAACCTGAACGTTCTCGAAGCAGCCAAGAATAAAGGCGTGAAACGGATATTCTATTCGTCATCAGCCTGTATGTATCCTGAGCACAACCAGATGGACCCCAACAACCCAAAATGCTCGGAAGAGTCGGCTTATCCAGCCAATCCGGACAGCGAATACGGTTGGGAAAAACTCTTCTCGGAGCGGTTGTTCCTGGCTTATCAGAAGAATCACGGTATCGAAGCCCGCATCGCCCGTTTCCACAACATCTTCGGACCAATGGGTACCTGGGATGGTGGCCGCGAGAAAGCACCCGCTGCCGTTTGTCGCAAAGTGGCAATGGCCGAAGATGGTGGTTCGATCGAAATCTGGGGTGATGGCAAACAAACCCGTTCGTTCCTGATCGTAGACGAGTGTGTGGAAGGTATCCGCCGGTTGATGAGTTCTGATTTTTCGGGTCCGGTAAACATCGGGTCGGAAGAGATGATCTCGCTCAACGACTTCGCTAAAATGGTCATCGACATTTCGGGCAAAAACCTGTCGATCAACAACATTCCGGGTCCATTAGGTGTGCGGGGTCGTAACTCCGACAACCACCTGATTACCGAGAAATTAGGCTGGGCTCCCTCGACTCCCCTACGGAAAGGTGTTGAGAAAACCTACGACTGGATTTCGGAACAGATCCAGAAGAAAGAACTCGAACCAGTAGAAGCCTAA
- a CDS encoding WecB/TagA/CpsF family glycosyltransferase, protein MTKVLQVQLYDAGLPSAVQDIIQQCQPTATRQNKCVSATGAHGLVTAFKEPEFKSVLDSFYWNLPDGMPGVWVGKLKGAKQMTRCYGPDFFKYVFESSADKSIKHFLCGGQEGVAEELKQAVGRKFGNYQVAGTFCPPFREMSDQEFQALGEQINRSGANIVWIGLSTPKQERFARRLAQWVDVNFIVTVGAAFDFHTDRVKQAPSWMQRMSLEWLFRLMSEPKRLYKRYLEIVPLFIILNVKEFFSPIKQTTASANQQL, encoded by the coding sequence ATGACAAAAGTCCTACAAGTGCAGCTCTATGATGCCGGTCTGCCCTCAGCAGTTCAGGACATCATCCAGCAGTGCCAGCCAACCGCTACCCGGCAGAATAAGTGCGTCAGTGCCACCGGAGCCCACGGCCTGGTAACGGCCTTCAAAGAGCCGGAGTTTAAGTCGGTCCTCGATTCGTTCTACTGGAATCTACCCGATGGCATGCCCGGCGTCTGGGTTGGCAAACTCAAAGGGGCCAAACAAATGACCCGTTGCTATGGGCCCGACTTTTTCAAATATGTATTTGAAAGCAGCGCCGATAAGTCGATCAAACATTTCCTGTGTGGCGGTCAGGAAGGAGTAGCTGAGGAGTTGAAACAGGCCGTTGGCCGGAAGTTTGGCAACTACCAGGTGGCCGGTACGTTTTGTCCGCCCTTTCGGGAAATGTCGGATCAGGAGTTTCAGGCATTGGGCGAGCAGATCAACCGATCGGGAGCCAACATCGTCTGGATTGGTTTGAGTACACCCAAGCAGGAACGCTTTGCCCGGCGGCTGGCCCAGTGGGTCGATGTCAACTTCATTGTGACAGTTGGAGCGGCCTTCGACTTCCACACGGACCGGGTCAAGCAGGCGCCAAGCTGGATGCAACGTATGTCACTGGAGTGGCTATTCCGGCTAATGTCAGAACCCAAACGGCTCTATAAGAGATACTTAGAAATTGTTCCTCTGTTTATAATCCTTAATGTAAAAGAATTTTTCTCACCCATTAAACAAACAACCGCTTCGGCGAATCAACAATTATGA
- a CDS encoding sugar transferase: MQASTNGKTFHLYLSYDDEARPYTTKRVLRSLKKRGFDLLIASIVVASILIWLIPILALLIKLTSPGPAIFVQSRTGRNGRVFPCLKFRTMTYDRNAEFHQATQHDMRVTRIGKFLRKTNLDEMPQFLNVLAGHMSIVGPRPHPIPLDAQHWHTLPGYKERYTVRPGITGLAQARGARGETAELYKMKVRVRYDHLYIRRQSTRLDAKICWWTVQAAIKGNKNAW, translated from the coding sequence ATGCAGGCTTCTACCAACGGAAAAACATTTCATTTATATCTAAGCTACGATGATGAGGCTAGGCCTTATACAACGAAGCGTGTGCTCAGGAGCCTTAAAAAGCGGGGATTTGACTTATTGATTGCGAGTATCGTTGTGGCCTCTATTCTTATTTGGCTTATACCTATACTAGCTCTATTGATCAAGTTAACCTCGCCGGGACCAGCCATTTTTGTGCAGTCCCGCACTGGGCGCAACGGTCGGGTATTTCCCTGTCTGAAATTCCGGACCATGACCTACGACCGGAATGCCGAATTTCATCAGGCAACCCAGCACGACATGCGCGTGACGCGCATCGGGAAGTTTCTACGCAAAACGAATCTGGACGAGATGCCCCAGTTTCTGAATGTGTTGGCGGGCCATATGAGCATTGTGGGGCCACGGCCGCACCCAATTCCGCTCGATGCCCAGCACTGGCATACGCTGCCCGGCTATAAGGAACGCTACACCGTTCGGCCCGGTATCACCGGACTGGCGCAGGCCAGAGGTGCCCGTGGCGAAACAGCCGAGTTGTATAAAATGAAAGTCAGGGTTCGCTACGACCATCTGTACATCCGTCGTCAATCGACCCGGCTGGATGCCAAAATCTGCTGGTGGACCGTACAGGCCGCCATCAAAGGCAACAAAAATGCCTGGTAG